A stretch of Geomonas oryzisoli DNA encodes these proteins:
- a CDS encoding radical SAM protein, with protein sequence MATSCEKMKKIQGHPCFGGNHHKNGRMHLAVAPKCNIKCGYCTRRHDCANESRPGVTSRLLSPEEAIVRVREVMASPVTGPIIKVIGIAGPGDPLFNEETFETFRLVDREFPDLIKCMSTNGLLLPDKMPVLKALGLHSLTVTLNTLDPEIGGRIYSYVHYHGTTYSGKEAGEILVRNQLEGIRQAAELGMTIKINTVLIPGVNDGQIPLISQKVKELGAFVMNIMPLIPQADFAHIQPPSAERLDELRRDNEKTIGQFKHCKQCRADAVGLIGENLQLAVTTAG encoded by the coding sequence ATGGCAACCTCGTGCGAAAAGATGAAGAAGATTCAGGGACATCCCTGCTTCGGCGGCAACCACCACAAAAACGGAAGGATGCACCTGGCTGTGGCCCCCAAGTGCAACATCAAGTGCGGGTACTGCACCAGGCGCCACGATTGTGCCAACGAGTCCCGCCCCGGCGTGACCAGCCGCCTGCTTTCGCCCGAGGAGGCGATCGTACGGGTGCGCGAGGTGATGGCTAGCCCGGTGACCGGCCCCATCATCAAGGTCATCGGCATCGCGGGACCCGGCGATCCTCTGTTCAACGAGGAGACGTTCGAGACCTTCCGCCTGGTGGACCGCGAGTTCCCCGACCTGATCAAGTGCATGAGCACCAACGGTCTCCTTCTGCCCGACAAGATGCCGGTCCTGAAGGCGCTTGGATTGCACAGCCTCACCGTCACCCTCAACACGCTGGACCCGGAAATCGGCGGAAGGATCTACTCCTATGTGCACTACCATGGCACGACCTACAGCGGGAAGGAGGCCGGAGAGATCCTGGTGCGCAACCAGCTCGAAGGAATCCGCCAGGCCGCGGAGCTGGGCATGACCATCAAGATAAACACGGTCCTGATCCCGGGGGTCAACGACGGGCAGATCCCGCTCATCTCCCAGAAAGTCAAAGAACTCGGTGCATTCGTGATGAACATCATGCCGCTGATCCCGCAGGCGGATTTCGCTCACATTCAGCCGCCTTCCGCTGAGCGCCTGGACGAGCTGCGCCGGGACAACGAGAAGACCATCGGGCAGTTCAAGCACTGCAAGCAGTGCCGCGCCGACGCTGTAGGACTTATCGGCGAGAATCTGCAACTGGCAGTGACAACGGCGGGCTGA
- the draG gene encoding ADP-ribosyl-[dinitrogen reductase] hydrolase, producing the protein MSGHFLHSDVISRARGAFIGLAVGDALGAPVEFMTRGEIKDKYGVLKEMVGGGWLRLKPGQVTDDTEMSLCLARAIVKEGGWNLQAAADNLAGWLKSKPIDVGDTCRRGIRNYMLRGILETPPNEWDGGNGAAMRTLPVALCTVGNDLLLDRLTLEQAHLTHNHPYSDSASIYLGRLLHLALTGRSMLQLRREADQLISLHPSFAFDPYKGLATGYVVDTMQTVFHCFFRSRSFEGCVIDTVNQGGDADTTGAVAGALAGAYYGEEGIPSRWRKKLAKDLVAEISDLAEQLMRLSPLVQRL; encoded by the coding sequence ATGAGCGGCCATTTCTTACATAGCGATGTCATCAGCCGCGCTCGGGGTGCCTTCATCGGGCTTGCGGTCGGCGACGCGCTTGGGGCTCCCGTTGAGTTCATGACGCGTGGGGAGATAAAGGACAAATACGGAGTCCTGAAAGAGATGGTGGGAGGCGGTTGGCTCCGATTGAAGCCAGGACAGGTGACCGACGATACCGAGATGTCTCTTTGCCTTGCGCGGGCCATCGTAAAGGAAGGAGGATGGAACCTGCAGGCGGCAGCCGATAATCTTGCTGGCTGGCTCAAGTCCAAGCCCATCGATGTCGGTGACACCTGCCGGCGCGGCATCAGGAATTACATGCTGCGCGGTATCCTGGAAACTCCTCCCAACGAGTGGGATGGCGGCAACGGTGCGGCTATGCGGACACTGCCCGTCGCCCTCTGCACCGTCGGCAATGATCTTTTACTGGACCGTCTCACCCTCGAGCAGGCCCATCTTACCCACAACCACCCCTACTCCGATTCCGCCTCCATATACCTGGGTCGGCTGTTGCACCTGGCGCTTACGGGGCGCTCCATGCTGCAACTGCGCAGGGAGGCGGACCAACTCATTTCCCTGCATCCCTCCTTTGCTTTTGATCCATACAAGGGGTTGGCTACAGGCTACGTGGTGGACACCATGCAGACAGTCTTCCACTGTTTCTTCCGGTCGCGCTCTTTCGAAGGTTGCGTCATCGACACCGTCAACCAGGGGGGGGACGCCGACACGACCGGCGCCGTAGCAGGCGCCCTCGCCGGAGCTTATTATGGAGAAGAGGGAATTCCGTCCAGATGGAGGAAGAAACTGGCAAAGGATTTGGTCGCCGAGATATCAGACCTGGCCGAGCAGTTGATGCGGCTGTCGCCGCTTGTGCAGAGGTTGTAG
- a CDS encoding NAD(+)--dinitrogen-reductase ADP-D-ribosyltransferase, translated as MENSFNHCNLPPWVIASRHFNDNPQPLEIQGVRAVNRFLFDKLDGITSHEERAAVFNDYMSVKFQLHQWQQETATARKSLKNSYLRFLRGWMMDSNSVEGAVLKGWVESRMGLAPTFHNVRIAGIHDENYLQYAVDRTKGSARTSAINSQLDLLYEYSQYELAKRYPDRRHLTLYRGTFDRSEYDVLEPLSKREEIVRLNNLNSFTTDEERAWEFGFIVWQVQVPLAKVFFYSELLPNSILKGEGECLVIGGEYRVKRLMCTV; from the coding sequence ATGGAGAATTCATTCAACCACTGCAACCTTCCCCCGTGGGTCATCGCCTCCCGTCATTTCAACGACAACCCGCAGCCCTTGGAAATCCAGGGGGTGCGCGCAGTGAATCGCTTCCTGTTCGACAAACTGGACGGCATCACGTCACATGAGGAGCGTGCTGCTGTCTTCAACGACTACATGTCGGTGAAATTCCAGTTGCACCAGTGGCAGCAGGAGACGGCGACAGCACGCAAGAGCCTGAAAAACAGCTACCTGCGTTTCCTCAGGGGATGGATGATGGACTCCAACTCCGTGGAGGGCGCGGTTCTGAAAGGATGGGTGGAGAGCAGGATGGGGCTGGCTCCGACTTTCCACAACGTGCGCATCGCAGGAATACACGATGAGAATTACCTGCAGTACGCCGTGGACCGCACCAAGGGGAGCGCGCGCACTTCCGCGATCAATTCCCAACTCGACCTGCTCTACGAGTACTCGCAGTACGAGCTTGCCAAGAGATATCCGGACCGCCGGCACCTCACCCTGTACCGCGGCACATTTGACCGCTCCGAGTACGATGTTCTCGAGCCCCTATCAAAGCGTGAAGAGATCGTCCGCCTCAACAACCTCAACTCCTTCACGACGGACGAGGAACGCGCCTGGGAGTTCGGCTTCATCGTGTGGCAGGTGCAGGTCCCCCTGGCTAAGGTATTCTTCTACAGCGAATTGCTTCCCAACTCGATATTGAAGGGGGAGGGGGAATGCCTCGTGATCGGCGGCGAGTACCGCGTCAAGCGGCTGATGTGCACTGTTTAG
- the nifK gene encoding nitrogenase molybdenum-iron protein subunit beta, which yields MANNLGLKVKPVTETPESEIKRVAAWINTEEYKEKNFARQALVINPAHACQPLGAELAAHGFEGSLPFVHGSQGCASYYRSTLNRHFREPAPAVSDAMTEDGAVFGGQNNLHEGLENCYKLYKPKMISVFTSCMPEIIGDDLTAFIKNARLKGFVPNDIPIPYANTPSFNGSHIHGYDAMLLSILQTLTSGKKVEGRCTGKLNLLPGFDANTGNIREYKRILEAFGIPYTVLADISDVFDSPNDGTYRPYPGGTKLEDAADSINGKATLALGTYSTAKTYGWIKDNYSGKHASIPMPFGIAKTDAFLLKLSELTGKPIPASLKEERGHAVDLLTDAHQYIHGKKFAVYGDPDYLLGLVSFLLEVGAKPTHVLCSKGSKKLEKELQALLDSSPFGKEGKVYINKDLWHLRSLVMTEPVDAIIGDTHGKFAARDAKVPLFRFGFPIFDRVNLHREPLIGYQGVMNMMSTICNKFIDVTDETCDDRQFEMMR from the coding sequence ATGGCAAACAATCTCGGACTTAAAGTCAAGCCGGTCACCGAGACACCTGAATCCGAAATAAAGAGGGTGGCGGCCTGGATCAATACGGAGGAATACAAGGAGAAGAACTTCGCGCGTCAGGCCCTGGTGATCAACCCGGCCCACGCCTGCCAGCCGCTGGGTGCCGAGCTCGCCGCCCACGGTTTCGAGGGAAGCCTTCCCTTCGTGCACGGCTCCCAGGGGTGCGCTTCCTACTACCGCTCGACCCTGAACCGTCACTTCCGTGAGCCGGCTCCGGCCGTCTCCGACGCCATGACCGAGGACGGCGCGGTGTTCGGCGGCCAGAACAACCTGCACGAGGGGCTTGAGAACTGCTACAAGCTCTACAAGCCGAAGATGATCTCCGTCTTCACCTCCTGCATGCCGGAGATCATAGGCGACGACCTGACCGCGTTCATCAAGAACGCGCGCCTCAAAGGGTTCGTCCCCAACGACATTCCGATCCCGTACGCCAACACCCCGAGCTTCAACGGCTCACACATCCACGGCTACGACGCCATGCTGCTCTCCATACTGCAGACCTTGACCAGTGGCAAGAAAGTGGAAGGGCGCTGCACCGGCAAGCTGAACCTGCTTCCCGGCTTCGACGCCAACACCGGTAACATCAGGGAGTACAAGCGTATTCTGGAGGCCTTCGGTATTCCCTATACCGTGCTCGCCGACATCTCCGACGTCTTCGACTCCCCCAACGACGGCACCTACCGTCCGTACCCCGGTGGGACCAAGCTGGAGGACGCCGCCGACTCGATCAACGGCAAGGCCACCCTTGCCTTGGGGACTTACTCCACCGCCAAGACCTACGGCTGGATCAAGGACAACTACTCCGGCAAGCATGCCAGCATCCCGATGCCTTTCGGCATCGCCAAGACCGATGCATTCTTGCTGAAGCTCTCCGAGCTCACCGGCAAGCCGATCCCGGCTTCGCTGAAGGAGGAGCGCGGCCATGCGGTCGACCTGCTGACCGACGCGCACCAGTACATCCACGGCAAGAAGTTCGCCGTCTACGGTGACCCGGATTACCTGCTCGGCCTGGTCTCCTTCCTGCTCGAAGTCGGCGCCAAACCGACCCACGTGCTCTGCTCCAAGGGCTCCAAGAAACTCGAGAAAGAGCTGCAGGCACTGCTCGATTCCTCTCCGTTTGGCAAGGAAGGGAAGGTCTACATCAACAAGGACCTCTGGCATTTGAGGAGCCTGGTGATGACCGAGCCTGTCGATGCCATCATCGGCGATACCCACGGCAAGTTCGCCGCACGCGATGCCAAGGTGCCGCTGTTCCGCTTCGGCTTCCCGATCTTCGACCGGGTGAACCTGCACCGTGAGCCTCTGATCGGCTACCAGGGCGTCATGAACATGATGTCCACCATCTGCAACAAGTTCATCGACGTCACCGACGAAACCTGCGATGACCGTCAGTTCGAGATGATGCGTTAA
- the nifX gene encoding nitrogen fixation protein NifX, with translation MKIAFTTSTGETIDMHFGQAESFHIWEVGPEEAHYVQTVSVSEHGSDEEDRIAARANLLSDCAIVYTMQIGGPAAAKLVAKRIHPMKTNVEVGLKESIEKMQEVLRGNPPPWLRKAMNKDQAGSFLDED, from the coding sequence ATGAAGATCGCTTTTACTACCAGCACGGGCGAAACCATCGACATGCATTTCGGTCAGGCGGAGTCCTTCCACATCTGGGAGGTGGGGCCGGAAGAGGCACACTACGTCCAGACCGTCTCCGTGAGTGAGCACGGCAGCGACGAGGAGGACCGTATCGCCGCCCGCGCCAACCTCCTCTCGGACTGCGCCATCGTCTATACCATGCAGATCGGCGGTCCGGCGGCTGCGAAACTCGTGGCCAAACGGATCCACCCCATGAAGACCAACGTCGAGGTGGGGCTCAAAGAGTCGATCGAGAAGATGCAGGAGGTACTGAGGGGAAACCCGCCGCCCTGGCTGCGCAAGGCGATGAACAAGGACCAGGCGGGATCATTTCTGGACGAAGACTAG
- a CDS encoding bifunctional nitrogenase iron-molybdenum cofactor biosynthesis protein NifEN: MAKPDWYDTTDCDTHDAGAPKFCKKSEPGEGTERSCAYDGARVVLMPITDVIHLVHGPIACAGNSWDNRGARSSDSQIYRRGFTTEMLQNDVIFGGEKKLYRAIQELAARYPEAKAIFVYATCVTSMTGDDIEAVCNAARDKVNIPVIPVNTPGFIGDKNIGNRLAGETLFKYVIGTAEPEYTTDYDINLIGEYNIAGDLWGMLPLFDRLGIRVLSCISGDSKFEDLRYAHRAKLNVIVCSKSLTNLAKKMQKNYGIPYLEESFYGMTDVAKALRDIARELDDRVNGLEKRVMQDRVEKLIAECEATCRAELAPYRARLEGKRAVLFTGGVKTWSMVNALAELGVEILAAGTQNSTLEDFYRMKALMHEDASIISDTSTAGLLNVMYDKLPDLIVAGGKTKFLALKTKTPFLDINHGRSHPYAGYAGMVTFAKQLDLTVNNPIWPALNGKAPWEKDAAALEADLAITSGHAAAFAAIEMKGSRVKVPTKNATVNPQKNSPALGATLAYLGIDGMLGLLHGAQGCSTFIRLQLSRHFKESIALNSTSMSEDAAIFGGWENVKMGLNRVMEKFKPAVVGVMTTGLTETMGDDVRSAIVQFREAHPEHDDIPVIHASTPDYCGSMQEGYAAAVEAIVATVPEGGVSIPGQVSILPGCQLTPAEIEEIAEICRAFSLDPVVIPDISNALDGHIDATVSALSTGGVSIERIKSAGRSVATLYFGDSLTDAATILKDKFGIPSYGFTSITGLVESDHLMTTLSAIAGRPVPDRFRRWRNRLMDAMVDSHYQFGQKKIALALEADHLKGMTSFLNGLGCEIQVAIAATRTRGLDQLPVEHLFVGDLEDLEQAAAGADLLVANSNGRQAAKKLGIGAHLRTGMPVFDRLGAHHKMWVGYQGTLNLIFELANIFQANAKEAQKLAHN, encoded by the coding sequence ATGGCGAAGCCGGATTGGTACGACACGACAGACTGCGATACACACGACGCTGGGGCTCCCAAGTTCTGCAAGAAATCCGAACCGGGCGAGGGGACGGAACGAAGCTGCGCCTATGACGGTGCGCGCGTGGTCCTCATGCCCATCACCGACGTCATCCACCTGGTGCACGGCCCCATCGCCTGTGCCGGCAATTCCTGGGACAACCGCGGGGCACGCTCCTCGGATTCCCAGATCTACCGCCGCGGCTTCACTACGGAGATGCTGCAAAACGACGTGATCTTCGGCGGCGAGAAGAAGCTGTATCGCGCCATCCAGGAACTGGCGGCGCGCTATCCGGAGGCGAAAGCGATCTTCGTCTACGCCACCTGCGTTACCTCCATGACCGGCGACGATATCGAGGCCGTCTGCAATGCCGCCAGGGACAAGGTGAACATCCCGGTGATCCCGGTCAACACGCCTGGCTTCATCGGCGACAAGAACATCGGCAACCGTCTTGCGGGCGAAACCCTTTTCAAATACGTAATCGGGACCGCCGAGCCCGAGTACACCACCGACTACGACATCAACCTGATCGGCGAATACAACATCGCCGGAGACCTGTGGGGCATGCTGCCGCTCTTCGATCGACTGGGGATTCGCGTTCTCTCCTGCATCAGTGGCGATTCCAAGTTCGAGGACCTGCGTTACGCACACCGCGCCAAGCTGAACGTCATCGTCTGTTCCAAGAGCCTGACCAACCTCGCCAAGAAGATGCAGAAGAACTACGGCATCCCGTATCTGGAGGAATCCTTCTACGGCATGACCGACGTGGCCAAAGCGCTGCGGGATATCGCACGGGAGCTGGACGACCGGGTGAACGGCCTGGAGAAAAGGGTGATGCAGGACCGGGTGGAAAAGCTGATCGCCGAGTGCGAGGCCACCTGCCGCGCGGAACTTGCTCCCTACCGCGCCCGACTGGAAGGGAAGAGGGCGGTGCTCTTTACCGGCGGGGTTAAGACCTGGTCCATGGTCAACGCGCTTGCCGAGTTGGGGGTCGAGATCCTCGCCGCCGGCACCCAGAACTCCACCCTTGAGGACTTCTACCGGATGAAGGCGCTGATGCACGAGGATGCCTCCATCATCTCCGACACCAGTACGGCCGGGCTCCTTAACGTCATGTACGACAAGCTTCCCGACCTGATCGTTGCAGGCGGCAAGACCAAGTTCCTTGCATTGAAGACCAAGACCCCGTTCCTGGATATCAACCACGGACGCTCGCATCCCTATGCCGGATACGCCGGCATGGTTACCTTCGCCAAGCAGCTTGACTTGACGGTGAACAACCCTATCTGGCCCGCTCTCAACGGCAAAGCCCCCTGGGAGAAGGATGCCGCTGCACTGGAAGCGGATCTGGCTATAACATCAGGGCACGCAGCCGCGTTTGCTGCCATCGAGATGAAAGGATCGCGGGTGAAGGTGCCCACCAAAAACGCAACGGTGAACCCACAGAAGAACTCACCGGCGTTGGGCGCAACGCTGGCCTATCTCGGCATCGACGGTATGCTGGGCCTCTTGCACGGCGCCCAGGGCTGTTCCACCTTCATTCGGCTGCAACTCTCCCGACACTTTAAGGAGTCCATCGCGCTCAATTCGACCAGCATGAGCGAGGATGCCGCCATCTTCGGCGGCTGGGAGAACGTGAAGATGGGCCTGAACCGCGTCATGGAGAAGTTTAAGCCCGCCGTAGTCGGGGTCATGACCACCGGGTTGACCGAAACTATGGGCGACGACGTGAGAAGCGCGATCGTGCAGTTTAGAGAAGCCCACCCCGAGCACGATGATATTCCTGTGATCCATGCTTCCACCCCTGATTATTGCGGGTCGATGCAGGAAGGGTATGCCGCCGCGGTCGAAGCGATCGTCGCAACTGTGCCGGAAGGAGGCGTCTCAATACCTGGACAGGTAAGTATCTTGCCGGGTTGCCAGCTAACTCCCGCCGAGATCGAAGAAATTGCTGAGATCTGCCGTGCTTTCAGTCTTGATCCGGTGGTTATTCCCGACATCTCCAATGCCCTGGACGGCCATATCGATGCGACAGTTTCGGCTCTGTCCACCGGAGGGGTCAGCATCGAGCGGATCAAATCTGCCGGAAGAAGTGTCGCCACCCTGTACTTTGGTGATTCGCTGACTGACGCCGCCACCATTCTCAAAGACAAGTTCGGCATCCCGAGCTACGGCTTCACCTCGATCACTGGCCTTGTCGAGTCTGATCATTTGATGACCACGCTCTCTGCGATTGCGGGGAGGCCGGTTCCGGATAGGTTCCGACGCTGGAGAAACCGCCTCATGGACGCCATGGTCGACAGCCACTACCAGTTCGGCCAAAAAAAGATCGCGCTCGCCCTGGAGGCCGATCACCTGAAAGGAATGACCAGCTTCCTCAACGGTCTCGGCTGCGAGATCCAGGTCGCCATAGCGGCCACCAGGACCCGGGGACTAGACCAGTTGCCGGTAGAACACCTCTTCGTAGGGGATCTCGAGGACCTGGAGCAGGCGGCTGCGGGAGCGGACCTGCTGGTGGCCAACTCCAACGGTCGCCAGGCGGCCAAGAAGCTTGGGATCGGCGCGCACCTGAGGACAGGCATGCCGGTGTTCGACCGACTCGGGGCGCACCACAAGATGTGGGTAGGCTATCAGGGAACGCTGAACCTGATTTTCGAACTGGCCAACATCTTCCAGGCCAACGCCAAGGAAGCACAGAAGCTGGCGCACAACTAA
- the fdxB gene encoding ferredoxin III, nif-specific: protein MAYITGLTKSKKEWTPEFIVAIDDETCIGCGRCYKVCAHDVLSFEELDEDDSAKMFMKVENPGNCIGCGACGRTCSKKCFSFAPVEA from the coding sequence ATGGCTTACATCACCGGTTTGACCAAGAGCAAAAAAGAATGGACCCCCGAATTCATCGTCGCCATCGACGACGAGACCTGCATCGGCTGTGGCCGCTGTTACAAGGTCTGCGCACACGACGTGCTGAGCTTCGAGGAACTGGACGAGGACGATTCGGCGAAGATGTTCATGAAAGTGGAGAATCCCGGCAACTGTATCGGCTGCGGGGCCTGCGGCAGGACCTGCTCCAAGAAGTGCTTCAGCTTTGCGCCGGTAGAGGCGTAA
- a CDS encoding electron transfer flavoprotein subunit beta/FixA family protein — MLVVACIKQVPDTTQVQIDPVTNTLIRDGIPFIINPYDSHALEESLRLKDSHGFKAVALSMGPPNAEATLRKALALGADRSILLSDRVFGGADTLSTSNVIAAAIRKLGEQEEVGIVFCGKQTIDGDTAQVGPGIAVRLGYSQLTLVDRIEKIDMVQKTIVVRRKLEGRYEVVEARLPAMITVVRELNRPRYPTVPMRLSSAKAQVECWSNEQLQLDVNSVGLKGSPTWVSRIFSPERQEGEIIGDGMTDPVGAANLLLDRLIDGDMLAV; from the coding sequence ATGTTAGTCGTCGCCTGCATCAAGCAGGTTCCGGACACGACGCAGGTACAGATCGATCCGGTAACCAACACTCTCATCAGGGACGGCATACCGTTCATCATCAATCCGTATGACAGTCACGCTCTGGAAGAGAGTCTGCGTCTTAAGGACAGCCATGGTTTCAAGGCGGTGGCCCTGTCTATGGGACCGCCCAATGCCGAGGCCACGCTCAGGAAGGCGTTGGCGTTGGGTGCCGATCGGAGCATTCTCCTTTCCGACCGCGTCTTTGGCGGCGCCGACACGCTCTCAACCAGCAACGTGATCGCTGCCGCCATCCGAAAGTTGGGCGAACAGGAAGAGGTGGGCATTGTTTTTTGCGGCAAGCAGACCATAGACGGCGACACCGCACAGGTCGGCCCCGGTATTGCCGTTCGCTTGGGGTACTCCCAGCTGACCCTGGTGGACCGGATCGAAAAGATCGACATGGTACAGAAAACCATCGTGGTGCGCCGCAAGTTGGAGGGGCGTTACGAGGTCGTCGAAGCGCGGCTGCCTGCCATGATCACCGTAGTGCGTGAACTGAACCGGCCGCGCTACCCGACCGTCCCCATGCGGCTTTCCTCCGCCAAGGCCCAGGTCGAATGCTGGAGCAACGAACAGTTGCAGCTGGACGTGAACAGCGTGGGGCTGAAAGGATCACCGACATGGGTGAGCCGCATTTTCTCCCCGGAACGCCAGGAAGGCGAGATCATCGGCGACGGCATGACCGACCCCGTGGGAGCGGCCAACCTGCTGCTCGACCGGCTGATCGACGGTGACATGTTGGCGGTTTAA
- a CDS encoding GNAT family N-acetyltransferase, whose amino-acid sequence MPGPFLSSDIDPFLTLATTEGWICGKWEMEFLLNAFPQGCLVKRVESRALGYITSLRHDKSGWIGNLLVAPDARRGGIGTELMQGALQALLDAGVETVWLTASAKGVDLYRKLGFIAIDSINRWVGEGGGTLGWSPLNPCDPEMIRHVDRVGWGDRRDALLAVTGNRGQIICGNNSFVCIQHWEQGTQLGPWGALHEEHAEPLLEVAVAAAGPAVFLDVPAGNLAAAVLLTRKGFSIRGSNTLMYLGAKPNYSPHNVFALASMGSMG is encoded by the coding sequence ATGCCTGGCCCGTTTCTAAGCTCCGATATCGATCCGTTTCTCACGCTGGCAACGACGGAGGGATGGATCTGCGGGAAATGGGAGATGGAGTTCCTGTTGAACGCCTTCCCGCAGGGATGTCTGGTCAAGCGCGTCGAGAGCCGGGCGCTGGGCTACATCACCTCGCTGCGCCACGACAAAAGCGGCTGGATTGGGAACCTCCTGGTGGCACCCGACGCGCGCAGGGGCGGCATCGGGACGGAACTGATGCAGGGAGCGTTACAGGCGTTACTCGACGCCGGCGTCGAAACCGTTTGGCTGACCGCCTCTGCCAAAGGGGTGGATCTCTACAGGAAACTGGGCTTCATCGCTATAGACAGCATCAACCGCTGGGTGGGGGAGGGGGGAGGAACCCTCGGCTGGTCTCCCTTGAATCCTTGCGATCCCGAGATGATCCGGCACGTGGATCGCGTCGGTTGGGGAGACCGCCGCGATGCGCTGTTGGCCGTAACCGGCAACCGTGGACAGATCATCTGCGGCAACAATTCATTCGTCTGCATCCAGCATTGGGAGCAGGGGACACAGCTCGGCCCTTGGGGTGCACTTCACGAGGAGCATGCTGAGCCGTTGCTAGAAGTGGCCGTGGCCGCGGCGGGACCAGCCGTGTTTCTCGACGTCCCGGCAGGCAACCTCGCAGCTGCGGTATTGCTGACTCGCAAAGGCTTTTCAATCAGGGGCAGCAACACCCTTATGTACCTTGGCGCCAAGCCTAACTACTCGCCGCACAATGTGTTTGCACTGGCAAGCATGGGTAGCATGGGTTGA
- a CDS encoding NifB/NifX family molybdenum-iron cluster-binding protein: MLFAVASRDGKEINQHFGHVERFLIYQVEDDGVTFLEERPVEKYCRFDPEHPLRAHTLKDTADALKGCRAVVCSMIGEAPKMELERLGVEPYVVEGEIEPILRDLARVL, translated from the coding sequence ATGTTATTCGCCGTTGCATCCAGGGATGGGAAGGAGATAAACCAGCACTTCGGCCACGTCGAGCGCTTCCTCATTTACCAGGTGGAGGACGATGGCGTTACCTTTTTGGAAGAGCGTCCTGTCGAGAAATACTGCCGCTTCGATCCGGAGCATCCGTTACGCGCCCACACGCTCAAGGACACCGCGGACGCACTCAAGGGATGCCGTGCGGTGGTCTGCTCCATGATAGGCGAGGCTCCCAAGATGGAACTCGAGCGCCTGGGCGTGGAACCGTACGTCGTGGAAGGCGAAATAGAACCTATCCTGAGGGATCTAGCGCGAGTGCTGTAA